AAAAATAAAGTGGAGCTGTTTCTGCCCTCAAAATTCTTGGTCCTAAGCCACATAAAGTTGCACCAGCTTGTTTAAATATCGTAATTTCCTTAGGAGAAAAACCACCTTCAGGTCCAAAAATTGCTAAAATTTTATTTTTTTTATTCTTATCCAAACTTGTAAAACTTTTTACAAGCGAGTGGGTATCTCCTTGTTTGGCAGATTCCTCATAAGCAACAATAACTTGATCGTAATTTTGAAAAAGTGCAACTAATTCTTTTCCTGTCTTTAATAATTTAACAGAAGGCAACCATTGTCTATGGGATTGTTCTGCAGCTTCTAATGCTATTTTATTTAACCGTTTTGTTTTTGCTACTCTTTTTTTTCTTCCCATTTAATGATCGAATTTTCAGATGGAAAACCTAAAAATTGATGAGTTCCTAATTCTGTTCCTTTTTGAATAATCCATTCTAATTTATCGCCTTTAGGATAACTACAAGCAACAGTAACAGCAATGGGCAACTCTTTTTGCATTATTTCCTTTTCTAATTCCCTGAACAAGACAGTTGAACTAGTAATTTCAATAATTTCAGCTAATATTGCAATATTGTTATTAAATACCAAATAGCATTTTGCTGACGGGACCATTCGCATGACATGAACAATATGATGATAATGTTCACCGGCTACCTGATATACTTCTATTGGTTGGTAGTCTTCTTCTAAAAAATAGCGTTGCATATTATTCTTCCTCCACTTTTTTTAAAACAAATGCATACCAATCATTTTGCTGTAAAATTTGATCAATAACAAATTCTGTTTCACGAATTTCTGCTAAAATCATTTCTTTTTTATCTTCAATAATACCAGAAATAATCAATGTTCCATTTGTTTTCAGCAAATTCCATGCATCTTTTAACATCAGAACAATAATATCAGCCAAAATATTAGCAACAATCATCTCTGCCTGAATAGAAATATCTGTTAATAAATTATTGGTCGTTATCTCGATGTCTTTTTCCAGATGATTTAATTGAATATTCTCTTTTGCAGCCGTGACAGCTACCTCATCTAAATCATAAGCATAGATTTTTTTGGCACCTAAATATTTCCCTGCAATACTTAAAACGCCAGAACCGGTTCCCACATCGATTAAAGTCTCACCACCACGTAAATGTGCTTCCATTGCCTGTAAAGTTAATTGGGTTGTTGGATGTGTCCCTGTTCCAAATGCCATTCCTGGATCCAGACGGATAATTTGTTCATTCTCTGACTGAATATGATAATTTTCCCAACTCGGTACAATAGTTAAAAAACGCGTTATCCGAACAGGATGATAATATTTTTTCCAAGCAGTAGCCCAATCCTCTTCTAAGACTTCACTAATAGTGAGCTGATTTTTACCAATAGCCAATCCAAAGGAAGGAAGTTTAGCAATACTTTCTTTAATGAGCGGCAAAATTTCTGGAAGAAAAGTTGTTTCTGGAAAATAGGCCATAACCAGTGCACCCTCTTCAATTGAAGTCACTTGTGCCTTGTCAATTAATTCTCCATAATTATCTTTTTGGAAATTCTCTATATCAAGCACGTCTTCAATCGCAACACCGCTCGCACCAACTTCCATCATAATATTTGAAATAGCTTCAACTGCCTCACTTGCTGTTTCCACCTTTATTTCTGCCCATTTCATATTATTTTCCTCCTCAATAACTTGGATAAGGTAAATAGCTAATTTCTTGTTCCTTTGCACTACATTCAGTTTCAATACGTTGAAATTTTTGTTCAGACCAATTCAATTCAAATACTTCAACTGTTTCATCAGCCAAAAAGTCCATTAAATCACTTTCTCCATCTAACAATACTTCTTTCAAATAAAGAACAACAGCCTCAATCGTTGCTTTTTTTATCCCTTTTTTTCCTTCATAGGGAATAGTAGTTAAATAATCATTTGGATCAAACTTTGTTTTCTCTGGATGATAAAAAAGTAAAGCATCTTCAAATTCGATGATTGCCTCATCGGAAGAAACTCCTTCCTTATCATCAATCAGTTCCTACTGAATTTTCAGCGAATAAAGTAAATTCAAGTACAATTGCATGGTTTTTCGTATCCCACTCAATAGTAGTGTCATAATCTTCCAATTGGGTGGTTAGTTGTTGTTCCAAATATGTCAATATTGTTTCTTTTTTCATCTGTTTCATTTCCACCTTGCCAGCCAAAATTTTGTGTATCTATGTCACATTTTTTTTGTTTAGAAATATATGGATTGCCACTAACAATATATCGAAGTGGCATTGTTGTCCAGGCACCCTTATTAGGAATCCCAATTCTAGGTAATGCAACAATTTTTTTAGGATAATTTCTTTTTTCTGGTACAATTTTAAGTTTACTTTCAAAAATAGATTGTCCACACAAATTTTTAGTAATTCCTAATGCAGCTACTAGTTTTCCAGGCCCATTCGTAAGTTCTTTTCCCCTTTGGCCCTTACGATTCATTTCCATTTGTTCTAGTCTACTAATCGGTTGAATTGCTCGGATCATTACGCCTTGTGGCATTCCTACCTCACGTGTAATCATATTAAGAATTAAATGCGTATGCATTGTATATAAGTAAATTGTTCCCGGTTTTTCGTACATTGTTTTAAGTCTTGGTGTTTTTCTCAAACCAAAACTATGTGCTGCCATATCTTCCGGTCCTAAATAAGCTTCGACATCTACAATATAACCACCTAAAATCCCAGAAGCTGTTTCATGTTCTAAGTACATGCCTAGTAAAAATTGCGCAATTTCTTCTGTCGATTTTTTCTTAAAAATCTCGCGTATCCTATTCATTTCATCATTCCTATCATACATGAAATCTAATTTATTATCTATCTAAATTTGATAAAAGGCAAAAAGCGAATGCATGTTCTTTATGGTATAATAGATTCAAAGAAATGTAAAGGAGGCCAAAACATGCAACAACCCTTGGCTTATCGAATGCGTCCAAAACAACTTAGTGATGTTGTTGGTCAAAAACAACTCGTTGATAAGGATAAAATCATTTATCGAATGGTAAAAACAAAAATGCTTACTTCTA
The genomic region above belongs to Melissococcus plutonius ATCC 35311 and contains:
- the prmA gene encoding 50S ribosomal protein L11 methyltransferase; translated protein: MKWAEIKVETASEAVEAISNIMMEVGASGVAIEDVLDIENFQKDNYGELIDKAQVTSIEEGALVMAYFPETTFLPEILPLIKESIAKLPSFGLAIGKNQLTISEVLEEDWATAWKKYYHPVRITRFLTIVPSWENYHIQSENEQIIRLDPGMAFGTGTHPTTQLTLQAMEAHLRGGETLIDVGTGSGVLSIAGKYLGAKKIYAYDLDEVAVTAAKENIQLNHLEKDIEITTNNLLTDISIQAEMIVANILADIIVLMLKDAWNLLKTNGTLIISGIIEDKKEMILAEIRETEFVIDQILQQNDWYAFVLKKVEEE
- a CDS encoding DNA-3-methyladenine glycosylase, with product MNRIREIFKKKSTEEIAQFLLGMYLEHETASGILGGYIVDVEAYLGPEDMAAHSFGLRKTPRLKTMYEKPGTIYLYTMHTHLILNMITREVGMPQGVMIRAIQPISRLEQMEMNRKGQRGKELTNGPGKLVAALGITKNLCGQSIFESKLKIVPEKRNYPKKIVALPRIGIPNKGAWTTMPLRYIVSGNPYISKQKKCDIDTQNFGWQGGNETDEKRNNIDIFGTTTNHPIGRL